The genomic DNA CATGTCAGTGAGAATAAGCTCCACGGCCTGCAGAAAGGCATCGTCGCCTTCCGGATCCCCATCAGCCGCATGGAGGGAAAAGCCAAGTTCAGCCAGCATCATCCCGAAGAAAGGCGCCGATCCGTCGCCCACGAATTGAGGAGAACCGGTCGCGAAGGGGATGCTATGGTAGCACAACGAATGGAAAAAGGGTTGGACCATTGAATCATTTTCCAGGAATCATGATCATTTTTCCCTCTAAAGGGTAACACTGTAGGTGAGAACCTTATAGAAAGAGGGATGATCATGAAGAAATACATACTGGTAATCGGAGCCGCTGCTCTATTGGCACTGGCGGGATGCGGCAATAGCCCGGACAGTCAGTCGGATAAAAAGGAATCACATGACGAGCATGCGGATATGAACCATTCAGGTTCGGCCGAAATGCCCGAAGGACTTGAAGAAGCGGCAAACCCTGAATTCGAGACCGGAAGCAAAGTCACCATCAAGGCAGATCACATGAAGGGCATGGACGGGGCAGAAGGTATGGTCACCGGCGCCTATGATACCACTGCCTACGTCGTCGACTATAAGCCGACCGATGGAGGAGAAGAAGTGAAGGATCATAAGTGGGTGATCCAGGAAGAAATCAAAGACGCAGGGGACGAAGAACTCAAACCCGGCACCGAGGTCACCCTGGAAGCCGACCACATGAAAGGCATGAAAGATGCCAAAGCCACGATCGTCTCTGCGGAGAAAACAACGGTGTATACTGTTGACTATCAGCCAACAGATGGTGGAGACATGGTGAAGAATCATAAGTGGGTTGTAGAAAGTGAATTGGAGTCTGAATAAGGATGCGTGAGCCGGCATGGATGTGCCGGTTTCTTTGGAATTCTGTGACTAGCAAAAAGGGTTTTTCATTCTGATATGGAAGGGTATAGAAAAGGGTGATCTACCATGATGTCTACGATCATTGGAGGGATTCGATGGAGAAGCATCCGAAAAATGAGACCGGGAAAATCCAACATGAAGATAGGCAAAAAAAGAGACGGAAATGGATAGTGGGCAGTGATGTCCAAGTTGTTATCATCGCATTGGTTTTTTTGGGGATGATGATTTTTCAGTTGGTGGAATAAATCTATGAGGTTAAGCAATGGGAAGGGCAGCTTATCATAGTGAGTATTGTTCGTGGATTGGTTTTTTGAATTGATAAGATGAAGAGTCGTTCCACCGGGGAATGGCTTTTTATTTTGACTGAAACTTTTTTTCATCCTCGCCCGTCTTTACCGCAGAACAATATAGGCTCTTATTTCTCCTATTTTTATACAAAAATAGTATGATGGAAGTGATAGAAAAGAAGAATAGGGTGGTTGCATGCATGGGAAAATGAAAAGCGGATTGGTGTTGGTTTTTAGTTTGGTGGCAGGGATCTGGATTTACATGGAGTATTTCTTTAATATGTTGCCTCGGTTCTTTTCCAATATGGAGAATATCGAGAAGACAATTCTCTCCATGGCGATTGCTGTACTGACAATCTACGTTCTTCTGAAGTTGGTCTTGGGCATGGCTACGAAATGGGATCGGTACGCTCTGCTGCTCGCATACTTCACGGTCCTGATCTTCGGTCTGTTGAGGCCGGATGGGCAGTATAGCAACGGGACGGGTGATGTGTCATGGAATCCCATTGCTTTCTTGTCGGACATACAAGGGGACCCGGCCTCACAATGGGTCATGGTGATCAACCTGATCATCTTTGTTCCTATGTATTTTCTTCTCGCAGTTTCCAATGTGTTGAAGGGATTTAAGGGGCGATTCTTATTGTTCCAAGGTGTTGCCTGGACGTTGGAGTGGATGCAGCACATTCTGAATGTCGGACAGTTTGATCTGTCCGATCTGCTCTTATACACGGTCGGATTCTTGATTGGATACGGGATAGCCTTGCCTATCTTGAAAGTGGGGATTGGGAGGTATCCAGTGGAAGCGGTTCGGTACAGACGATTTGGAAGGGGATAATGGACCAACAAGGAGGAGAGTAAGATGAGTAGTTCAAAACTAGTATTTGCGTCTCTTAGCTATACAGGGTGGGGATCGTTGGAGAACCTACTTCCTGAAGTGAGGAAGGCGGAGGCAAAGAGGATCCTCATTGTCACGGATCCGCAACTGGTCGAAATCGGGTTGACCCGGAATGTCACGGTACCCCTTGAGGAAGATGGATTCGACATCACCTTGTATACAGAAGTGGTGCCTGAGCCCCCGCTCTCTGTTGGGGAACAACTGGTGGCATTCACTAGGGAAGGAGGTTTCGACCTAGTGATCGGGATGGGGGGAGGGAGTGCTCTCGACCTGGCCAAGATGACTGCAGTTCTGTCTCAGCAGGAAGGGCGTGTAGAGGATTATCTGAATCTATCAGGCACGAAGGAAATCCAAGCGAAGGGACTTCCGAAGATCCTCCTCCCGACCACAGCGGGAACCGGTTCGGAAGTGACCAACATTGCCGTCCTCTCTTTAGATTCCACGAAGGATGTCGTGACCCATGACAACCTATTGGCGGACGTTGCCATCATTGATCCCAAACTCACGCTGACGGTGCCACCAAAGGTGACGGCGGCCACAGGGATCGATGCCCTGACCCATGCTGTCGAGGCATATGTCTCGATCAATGCAAGCCCTACAACGGACGCCTTGTCCCTGCATGCAATCAGGTTGATTGCCGGATCTATTCGTACGGCTGTAAGGGATGGTTCCAATCGGCAGGCACGCATTGATATGAGCTACGGAAGCTATATCGCGGGTCTTGCCTTCTTCAATGCAGGCGTAGCAGGTGTCCATGCCCTCGCCTATCCCCTTGGTGGTCAGTTCCACATTTCCCACGGTGAATCTAATGCCGTCCTCCTTCCTTATGTGATGGGGTATATCCGGAAGAGCTGTGAAGGGAGGATGGCAGACGTATTGGAAGCGATCGAAGGCAGGTCCAATGACTTGTCTAAGGAAGAAGCCTCAAGAAAATGCGTGGAAGAATTGGTTAGGATCGTCAGAGATGTCGGTATCCCACAGCGATTGTCCCAGTTCGATATCCCAGAATCAGCCCTTGAAGAGCTGACGAAGGACGGTGTGAAACAGAAGAGACTGTTAGCAAGGAGTCCGATGGTGCTGGAGGAAGCGGATATCCACAGGATTTATCAAGCGGCTTATGATGGAGAAGTCGTGGAAGGGTAAAAACAATAATGTGAAAGAGGCGGTAGATCATAAACGATTTGCGGAGAGAGTACAAAGAACTGGATGCTTATTACAATCAGAAGAAATCGAATGTTGATCACTTACTGTTGATGCTGGAGAAGAACGGATTGTTTATCTTCTTGATGTATGTTCCATTCTGGCTTTTCTTCAAAGGTTTCGGCTTTCTGTTTAAGTGGATCAACAGGCGGTTCAAGAAGAGATGACCGAATGTACTCAAGCAGTAAAGCCGGCATCTGGATGCCGGCTCATTTTTATATCAGTGTCATCTGCCATGATACCCCGAATCGATCATTGACCCAGCCGAACTTCTGGCTGAACCCATAACCACCAAGAGGCATGAGGGCACTTCCGCCGTCGAGAAGCTTCTCGTAAACGTGATCGATCTCTTCTTCACTGCTGCACTCCAGGAAGATTGAGAAGGCAGGGGTGAAGGTGAATCCATGCTTGATATGACTGTCGATGCACATGAACTCCTGACCCTTGATGGTGAAAGTAGCCGTCATAACGGTACCCTCCTCACCAGGCCCTTCAGCTCCGTAACGGTTGATGCTTGTGATCTCCGAATCTTCTATGATGGACGTGTAGAACGTCATGGCTTCTTCGGCGTCGGCGTTTTGGAACATAAGGAACGGGGTGGCTTTTTTCATGGAAATCCTCCTAGTGGGTGAGTCATGAATCTAACGTTATAGTAGCACATAGATGGAACGCTGGAAAAGCTTGTATGGAAGAAAAGGTGTGGGAAGAGCGGTCCCGTTCACCTCTTATCGAGAAGTCCAATGCCATTAATAGACGGAGGAGTGGTTACGTGTATTTCCCTTCAAAAAAAGACGGGTGGATGGGATTCCTTCATCTTATCATCCTGTTTCTCTGTTTCGGACTGCCGGTTTTATCCGATGAGTGGGTCTGGATCTTTGTAATCCCACTGGTGCTTGGTGTCGTGAACCTTCTTATCTGGTTCCGGACGGGTTATCGTGTAGAGGCGGAGGAAGTGGTGATATATTATGGTCCTATCACCTTACGGGTTCCCATCCAAGAGATTGAGAGAGTGGCTTTTATAAAGAGTCCGTTTGTGGGGCCGGCGCTTTCAGTGGACCGGATAGGGATTACCTACTCTGCCTCAAAGTTTCTGACGGTTTCCCCCAGGAATCAAGAGGAGTTCCTGCAGGTTTTGAGGGAATCAAATCCTAATCTGGTTGTAGATCGGAGGGACTGACTAAATCGGGATGCTCCTAATCTGGTAATAAGAGCTTCATTGAATAGTGTGTTTTCTAAAATGTCCACCCGCTTGAACAGTCGGTGGACATTTTTGGTTGTGACTCCCTGCTGTATACGATTAGGATGTGACACGTTCTGGTGCGAAGGCATCGCTCAATTCCATCAACTTTGCGATGATATCCTCTTCTATTTCTGTAGTGTACGGAATGCTTTCAGTACAATGCGGGCGTAACGCCTGATGGTCGCCGATCATGACGGCGTGCCTGGCACCTTTAAACATGGTGATGTCATTGGCGTCGTTACCGAAGGCGATGTAATCGGTGATGTTCAGGTGAGAGAGTGCTGCACGCTTGTGGATACCTTTCGGGCTGCAGTCAATCACATCCTCCTGTGCATGGAGGTGGAGGACGAGGTCCATTTCTCCGAGCTTTTTCAGAAGGCTTTCTTTTTCAGTTGCGCTAAGGATGAGCAGCTTCACGATGGAGGGATGCTCACTGACGGGTATATTCTTGGCAAGACGATGAGGATCGAGGTTGGTCAGGATCGGGTGATCGGTTCTGCCCGTATACGAATAATCCCACTCCCCGTCAATCAGGTAGGTGGCTTGATGCTCATGAAGGGTGCTCATCAGGGTCTCGACATTGGTCGGTGAAAAAGCCCGAGAAAACGTGATGTTCCCGTTTTCGGAAATCAGTGCTCCGTTCCCGCCGATCAGCGTCCCACTATGAAAAGGCTTTGGCAGGACAGGGAGCATGTCCCGGATGGGTCTGGCCGAGGCGAATACAATCCGGTGTCCGGCTTCTTCAAGTTGATGGAGTGCACGGGTTATGGCTGGTGAGAGGGGTTTTCCTTTAAAGCAGATGGTTCCGTCTAAATCAAAAATGAAATGCATGGGTGGTCTCCTAAGAATATTTGATATAATTTATCGTATCAGTAATAACTTTCCGTTTACATAGTTTTTTTCAAAGGAGCGGTTGTATATGAACATTCGTCAATTAGATAGTCAGGATTATTATGAGATATCCCCGGTGATCAATGAGTGGTGGGGTGGAAGGAATATGGCCGACATGCTCCCGAAAGTCTTCTTCGACCACTTCCAGGATACAAGTTTCGTGATGGAACGGGGAGGCAGAATAGTGGGTTTCTTGGTCGGATTCCTCTCGCAGTCAAAGAAAGGGGAGGCCTATATCCACTTTGTTGGCGTTCACCCGGAATACCGTCAACTGGGGATTGGAAAGGCATTATATGAGCAATTCTTTGCCGAGGCAAGCAGTCGTGGCTGTCAAAAGGTGCGCTGCCTCACTTCCCCGGTGAATACGGGGTCGATTGCCTACCATACGAGAATGGGGTTCAAGATAGAGAAGGGGGATAAGCTGACGGACTCCGGTATCCATGTTCATTCTGACTATGATGGGAAGGGGCAGGATCGTGTGCTGTTTGTGAAAGCTTTTTAGAATGGGTTATGTTATAAGAGTTGTGACTTTATTCCTATTTTCGCTAAACAATGAGACCGTGGGGTGCTTCATGAAGAGGCCAGTAAATACCATGAATACAGCTTTGGTGAACGTGTTAAGTCGACGCTAAGTTTATCCTACAATGATAGTGACTATTGATTTTCATTCGGGGTACCGCTGTCCTGGTTAAATCGTTATCTTGTTCAAACCAAAGATACGTCTGAGATATTCGAACCTTATCAGCCTTCAAAAGTAATCCAATTAAGCATGGTGGAGGATGGGAAGTTTGTAGGCAGACTGGTGGGATATAGTTTTGGTTTACTCCATTCCTTATGAACCGCCGGGCCAAACATGTGAAGAAGAATACTTGGAACTTGGAGAACAATATCTGCAGATGGTACAGGAGGATATGGAGGAAGTGTTTAAACGGTGAGGTTTGATCAACCTATACCGTCATCCTACATTAGAAGGAGAAAATGAAAGTGGAGGCGATCCCTCATTGCATGGTGATCGCCTTCTTCTCTGATTCACACATTTGGTTTCCGCCAATGCAATCTGAAAAAGATGACACCTGCTGTTATGACGAAAAGGGGGATGGCGATGAATTGTGCAATCGCAAATTTGAACCCCCATACATCATACCCGGGATCGCTGCTTTTACCTAGAAGAGCGATGGTCACCACGGTGAGGTAAGCGGCAGGAGGAATCACCCAGAGATATCGGCCCTTGGGCAGAAGGCTGATGAGGATCACGAGGAGAACCAGAAGGCCGCCCCATATGAATAGAAACATAGTGTTCGCTCCTTTAAGATACATATTCTATCTTCACTGGGACTAATCCAGAGTGGGATGGAAGCAATACTTCAATAAGTCTTCGTGCAAAGGCTTAGAAATAAACAGCCATCATAATAACCAAACTGACCACCGTATACAGCACGGCGCCATAGAAGACCCCGCCGACCTTGACCTTCGACTTTTCCACCTTCTGCACCTTCCAAACGGCTTCGCTCGCATCCATGGTCGCAGCTCTTGAGAAAACGCCGCCACTGCTGCTGAAAAAGAACAAAAGGATTGAGGCGCCAAGTCCGATGAAGAAGCTGTATTCATTGTAGGAAAACGGTACGAGCCTGCTGGCTGTCCAAACGACCAGGCCCATGACGATGGCAGTACAAATTGCCCAAATAGCCGTCTTATTCAT from Rossellomorea marisflavi includes the following:
- a CDS encoding iron-containing alcohol dehydrogenase is translated as MSSSKLVFASLSYTGWGSLENLLPEVRKAEAKRILIVTDPQLVEIGLTRNVTVPLEEDGFDITLYTEVVPEPPLSVGEQLVAFTREGGFDLVIGMGGGSALDLAKMTAVLSQQEGRVEDYLNLSGTKEIQAKGLPKILLPTTAGTGSEVTNIAVLSLDSTKDVVTHDNLLADVAIIDPKLTLTVPPKVTAATGIDALTHAVEAYVSINASPTTDALSLHAIRLIAGSIRTAVRDGSNRQARIDMSYGSYIAGLAFFNAGVAGVHALAYPLGGQFHISHGESNAVLLPYVMGYIRKSCEGRMADVLEAIEGRSNDLSKEEASRKCVEELVRIVRDVGIPQRLSQFDIPESALEELTKDGVKQKRLLARSPMVLEEADIHRIYQAAYDGEVVEG
- a CDS encoding VanZ family protein, translated to MAGIWIYMEYFFNMLPRFFSNMENIEKTILSMAIAVLTIYVLLKLVLGMATKWDRYALLLAYFTVLIFGLLRPDGQYSNGTGDVSWNPIAFLSDIQGDPASQWVMVINLIIFVPMYFLLAVSNVLKGFKGRFLLFQGVAWTLEWMQHILNVGQFDLSDLLLYTVGFLIGYGIALPILKVGIGRYPVEAVRYRRFGRG
- a CDS encoding PH domain-containing protein, which encodes MEEKVWEERSRSPLIEKSNAINRRRSGYVYFPSKKDGWMGFLHLIILFLCFGLPVLSDEWVWIFVIPLVLGVVNLLIWFRTGYRVEAEEVVIYYGPITLRVPIQEIERVAFIKSPFVGPALSVDRIGITYSASKFLTVSPRNQEEFLQVLRESNPNLVVDRRD
- a CDS encoding VOC family protein is translated as MKKATPFLMFQNADAEEAMTFYTSIIEDSEITSINRYGAEGPGEEGTVMTATFTIKGQEFMCIDSHIKHGFTFTPAFSIFLECSSEEEIDHVYEKLLDGGSALMPLGGYGFSQKFGWVNDRFGVSWQMTLI
- a CDS encoding DUF4017 family protein, whose amino-acid sequence is MFLFIWGGLLVLLVILISLLPKGRYLWVIPPAAYLTVVTIALLGKSSDPGYDVWGFKFAIAQFIAIPLFVITAGVIFFRLHWRKPNV
- a CDS encoding GNAT family N-acetyltransferase, translated to MNIRQLDSQDYYEISPVINEWWGGRNMADMLPKVFFDHFQDTSFVMERGGRIVGFLVGFLSQSKKGEAYIHFVGVHPEYRQLGIGKALYEQFFAEASSRGCQKVRCLTSPVNTGSIAYHTRMGFKIEKGDKLTDSGIHVHSDYDGKGQDRVLFVKAF
- a CDS encoding HAD-IIB family hydrolase; protein product: MHFIFDLDGTICFKGKPLSPAITRALHQLEEAGHRIVFASARPIRDMLPVLPKPFHSGTLIGGNGALISENGNITFSRAFSPTNVETLMSTLHEHQATYLIDGEWDYSYTGRTDHPILTNLDPHRLAKNIPVSEHPSIVKLLILSATEKESLLKKLGEMDLVLHLHAQEDVIDCSPKGIHKRAALSHLNITDYIAFGNDANDITMFKGARHAVMIGDHQALRPHCTESIPYTTEIEEDIIAKLMELSDAFAPERVTS
- a CDS encoding YdhK family protein: MKKYILVIGAAALLALAGCGNSPDSQSDKKESHDEHADMNHSGSAEMPEGLEEAANPEFETGSKVTIKADHMKGMDGAEGMVTGAYDTTAYVVDYKPTDGGEEVKDHKWVIQEEIKDAGDEELKPGTEVTLEADHMKGMKDAKATIVSAEKTTVYTVDYQPTDGGDMVKNHKWVVESELESE